In the genome of Vicia villosa cultivar HV-30 ecotype Madison, WI linkage group LG7, Vvil1.0, whole genome shotgun sequence, one region contains:
- the LOC131618645 gene encoding uncharacterized protein LOC131618645: MASSSKQQIGSSSQQKNQDQQQQQLVPHNTCLIPLDELEVICEMMVDFDNLEAHDIHLTDDIIFQGWQTFFYGLCGPVYLDLVKELWVHATVMPKAILSIAHGELFSITKNLLRKLFGLETIEGVSRAVIGRTDWNDVYTEFFKS, translated from the coding sequence atggcttcttcatctaAGCAACAAATTGGTTCGTCTTCTCAACAAAAAAATCAagatcaacagcaacaacaacttgTTCCACATAATACTTGTTTGATTCCTTTGGATGAgttagaagttatctgtgaaatgatggttgattttgataacttgGAAGCACATGACATTCATCTGACGGATGacataatttttcaaggatggcaaACATTCTTCTACGGTTTATGTGGACCAGTTTATCTAGATTTGGTCAAAGAACTTTGGGTTCATGCAACAGTCATGCCTAAAGCTATTCTTTCTATCGCTCATGGCGAATTATTCTCCATTACTAAAAATCTGTTAAGAAAACTATTTGGTTTGGAAACTATTGAAGGTGTTTCTAGAGCAGTTATAGGAAGAACAGATTGGAATGATGTGTATACAGAATTCTTCAAGTCTTGA
- the LOC131620303 gene encoding probable glutathione S-transferase, with protein MAEELILLDEWLSMFGMRARIALAEKGIEYVYKEEDLDNKSQMLLQMNPIHKKIPVLIHKGKPVCESINIVEYIDQVWNDSVPFLPSDPYQKSQARFWADFINKKVGDVGGRIWPGKRDEIEVAKKELIEGLKELENMLGNKPYFGGHTFGFVDIALIPFYSWFHTYEELCNFKVEAECDKLIAWAKRCKQRESVSKSIADEKDVYYYVANYRKRFDLD; from the exons ATGGCAGAGGAGTTAATATTGCTAGATGAATGGCTCAGTATGTTTGGTATGAGAGCAAGGATAGCATTGGCTGAAAAAGGGATAGAGTATGTGTACAAGGAAGAAGATCTGGACAACAAGAGCCAAATGCTTTTGCAAATGAATCCAATTCACAAGAAGATTCCAGTTCTTATCCATAAGGGAAAACCCGTTTGTGAGTCTATAAACATTGTTGAGTATATTGATCAAGTTTGGAATGATAGTGTTCCATTTCTACCCTCAGATCCTTATCAGAAATCTCAAGCCAGATTTTGGGCTGATTTTATCAACAAGAAG GTTGGTGATGTTGGGGGGAGAATATGGCCTGGAAAGAGAGATGAGATTGAAGTGGCAAAAAAGGAGTTGATTGAAGGGTTAAAGGAGTTGGAGAATATGCTTGGAAACAAACCTTATTTTGGTGGTCACACATTTGGGTTTGTTGACATTGCTTTGATCCCTTTTTACAGTTGGTTTCATACTTATGAGGAGTTATGCAACTTTAAAGTTGAGGCAGAGTGTGATAAGCTGATTGCTTGGGCAAAGAGATGCAAACAAAGGGAGAGTGTTTCCAAATCTATTGCTGATGAAAAAGATGTGTATTATTACGTTGCTAACTATAGGAAGAGGTTTGACTTGGATTGA